From a region of the Streptomyces tirandamycinicus genome:
- a CDS encoding GTP-binding protein, producing MDFASSSGGAARSTTSAKIVVAGGFGVGKTTFVGAVSEINPLRTEAVMTSASAGIDDLTHTGDKTTTTVAMDFGRITLDQDLILYLFGTPGQDRFWFMWDDLVRGAIGAVVLVDTRRLADCFPAVDYFENSGLPFVIALNGFDGHQPYTPDEVREALQIGPDAPIITTDARHRADAKSALITLVEHALMARLR from the coding sequence GTGGACTTCGCAAGCTCTAGCGGCGGTGCTGCCCGCTCAACCACCAGTGCGAAGATCGTGGTGGCGGGTGGCTTCGGCGTGGGCAAGACCACGTTCGTCGGCGCCGTCTCGGAGATCAACCCGCTGCGCACCGAGGCCGTCATGACGTCCGCGTCGGCCGGCATCGACGACCTCACACACACCGGCGACAAGACCACCACCACGGTGGCCATGGACTTCGGCCGCATCACACTCGACCAGGACCTCATCCTCTACCTGTTCGGCACCCCCGGACAGGACCGCTTCTGGTTCATGTGGGACGACCTCGTCCGCGGCGCCATCGGCGCCGTCGTCCTCGTCGACACCCGCAGACTCGCCGACTGCTTCCCCGCCGTCGACTACTTCGAGAACAGCGGCCTCCCGTTCGTCATCGCCCTCAACGGCTTCGACGGCCACCAGCCCTACACTCCCGACGAAGTCCGCGAAGCCCTCCAGATCGGACCCGACGCACCGATCATCACCACCGACGCCCGCCACCGCGCCGACGCCAAGAGCGCCCTCATCACCCTCGTCGAACACGCACTCATGGCCCGCCTGCGCTAG
- a CDS encoding GNAT family N-acetyltransferase — protein MSATGTRRTGHPITLADGTLTRTREAAPADLGPVQALHRRCSAGSRAMRYHAGTPGLSAAGWRLLCDPQRGTTLVTTTAHRTDRVIAMTNVMRTDRWGVGEFAVLIEDAWQRKGLGTALAAHAAEVARRIGLHTLTAAVDAANVPMLQVLENLHAPPGRATGPVIDVEIPLWRGR, from the coding sequence ATGTCCGCAACCGGGACGCGACGCACCGGACACCCCATCACCCTGGCCGACGGCACACTCACCCGGACGCGCGAGGCGGCCCCCGCCGACCTCGGTCCGGTCCAGGCGCTGCACCGCCGCTGCTCGGCCGGGAGCCGGGCCATGCGCTATCACGCGGGGACGCCCGGGCTGTCCGCCGCCGGCTGGCGGCTGCTGTGCGATCCGCAGCGCGGCACCACCCTGGTCACCACCACCGCCCACCGGACGGACCGCGTCATCGCGATGACCAATGTCATGCGTACCGACCGGTGGGGCGTGGGGGAGTTCGCCGTGCTGATCGAGGACGCCTGGCAGCGCAAGGGTCTGGGCACCGCGCTCGCCGCCCATGCGGCCGAGGTCGCCCGGCGGATCGGGCTCCACACCCTGACCGCGGCGGTCGACGCGGCCAATGTGCCGATGCTCCAGGTGCTGGAGAACCTGCACGCGCCGCCCGGCCGCGCCACCGGCCCGGTCATCGACGTCGAGATTCCGCTGTGGCGAGGGCGGTGA
- the cimA gene encoding citramalate synthase, with product MTTEATDTDGYTVLDDGFHVFDTTLRDGAQREGINLTVADKLTIARHLDEFGVGFIEGGWPGANPRDTEFFARARQEIDFKHAQLVAFGATRRAGAAAAEDPQVKALLDSGAPVITLVAKSHDRHVELALRTTLDENLEMVRDTVSHLRAQGRRVFVDCEHFFDGYRANPGYAKAVVRTAHEAGADVVILCDTNGGMLPAQVQAVVATVLADTGARLGIHAQDDTGCAVANTLAAVDAGATHVQCTANGYGERVGNANLFPVVAALELKYGKQVLPPGALREMTRISHAIAEVVNLTPSTHQPYVGVSAFAHKAGLHASAIKVDPDLYQHIDPERVGNTMRMLVSDMAGRASVELKGRELGVDLRGDRELIGRVVERVKERELRGYTYEAADASFELLLRAEAEGRALTYFRTESWRVIVEDRPDGSHANEATVKLWAKGERIVATAEGNGPVNALDRAMRVGLERIYPQLAKLELVDYRVRILEGRHGTGSTTRVLVTTGDGTGEWSTVGVGDNIIAASWQALEDAYTYGLLRAGVEPAE from the coding sequence ATGACCACAGAGGCCACCGACACCGATGGGTACACGGTCCTCGACGACGGCTTCCATGTCTTCGACACCACGCTGCGCGACGGAGCGCAGCGCGAGGGCATCAACCTCACCGTCGCGGACAAGCTGACCATCGCCCGGCACCTCGACGAGTTCGGCGTGGGCTTCATCGAGGGCGGCTGGCCGGGCGCCAACCCCCGGGACACGGAGTTCTTCGCCCGGGCCCGCCAGGAGATCGACTTCAAGCACGCCCAGCTCGTCGCCTTCGGCGCCACCCGCCGTGCGGGTGCGGCCGCCGCCGAGGACCCGCAGGTCAAGGCATTGCTGGACTCCGGGGCCCCGGTGATCACACTGGTGGCCAAGTCCCACGACCGCCATGTCGAACTCGCGCTGCGCACGACCCTCGACGAGAACCTGGAGATGGTCCGCGACACCGTCTCCCATCTGCGCGCGCAGGGCAGACGCGTGTTCGTCGACTGCGAGCACTTCTTCGACGGCTACCGCGCCAATCCCGGCTACGCCAAGGCGGTCGTCCGCACCGCCCACGAGGCGGGCGCCGACGTGGTCATCCTCTGCGACACCAACGGCGGCATGCTGCCCGCCCAGGTCCAGGCGGTCGTCGCCACCGTCCTCGCCGACACCGGCGCGCGCCTCGGCATCCACGCCCAGGACGACACCGGGTGCGCGGTGGCGAACACGCTCGCCGCCGTCGACGCGGGTGCGACGCACGTCCAGTGCACCGCCAACGGCTACGGGGAGCGCGTCGGCAACGCCAACCTCTTCCCGGTCGTGGCGGCGCTGGAGCTGAAGTACGGCAAGCAGGTGCTGCCCCCGGGCGCACTGCGGGAGATGACCCGGATCTCGCACGCCATCGCCGAGGTCGTCAACCTCACGCCGTCCACCCACCAGCCCTACGTGGGTGTCTCCGCCTTCGCCCACAAGGCCGGGCTGCACGCCTCCGCGATCAAGGTCGACCCCGACCTCTACCAGCACATCGACCCCGAGCGGGTCGGCAACACCATGCGGATGCTGGTCTCCGACATGGCCGGCCGCGCCTCCGTCGAGCTCAAGGGCAGGGAGCTCGGCGTCGACCTCCGCGGCGACCGGGAGCTCATCGGCCGGGTCGTCGAGCGGGTCAAGGAGCGCGAACTGCGCGGCTACACGTACGAGGCCGCCGACGCGTCCTTCGAGCTGCTGCTGCGCGCGGAGGCGGAAGGGCGTGCGCTCACCTACTTCCGCACCGAGTCCTGGCGGGTCATCGTCGAGGACCGTCCCGACGGCAGCCACGCCAACGAGGCCACGGTGAAGCTGTGGGCCAAGGGCGAGCGCATCGTCGCCACCGCCGAGGGCAACGGTCCCGTCAACGCGCTGGACCGGGCGATGCGGGTGGGCCTGGAGCGGATCTACCCCCAGCTCGCCAAGCTGGAGCTGGTCGACTACCGCGTCCGCATCCTCGAGGGCCGGCACGGCACGGGCTCGACCACCCGGGTGCTGGTCACCACCGGCGACGGCACCGGCGAATGGTCCACGGTGGGCGTCGGCGACAACATCATCGCCGCCTCCTGGCAGGCCCTGGAGGACGCGTACACCTACGGACTGCTGCGCGCGGGCGTCGAGCCCGCGGAGTAG
- a CDS encoding acyl-CoA carboxylase subunit epsilon produces MITPAESLLRVEKGHADPEELAAITAVLLARAASQPQAAQAHRGRSTAGWRRLERQSGFRAPHSWQG; encoded by the coding sequence ATGATCACGCCCGCCGAATCCCTGCTCCGCGTCGAGAAGGGTCACGCCGACCCCGAGGAACTCGCCGCGATCACGGCCGTTCTCCTCGCCCGCGCCGCGTCGCAGCCGCAGGCAGCCCAGGCCCACCGCGGCCGCAGCACCGCCGGGTGGCGCCGTCTGGAGCGTCAGTCCGGCTTCCGCGCGCCGCACTCCTGGCAGGGCTGA
- a CDS encoding DUF742 domain-containing protein, with protein MATPPGGHPYEGAQQSPGEHAQNRFNFPSSPSRGGGPQPYQRPQQPYDPSYHQPQGPRSRPAAPRRAPEPGPASGGSNPLVRPYAMTGGRTRPRYQLAIEALVSTTADPARLQGQLPEHQRICRLCFEIKSVAEISALLSIPLGVARILVADLAEAGLVAIHQPGGDETAGGQPDVTLLERVLSGLRKL; from the coding sequence GTGGCAACACCCCCAGGCGGACACCCATACGAAGGGGCTCAGCAGTCTCCGGGTGAGCACGCTCAGAACCGCTTCAACTTCCCCTCTTCACCGAGCAGGGGCGGTGGTCCCCAGCCCTATCAGCGGCCGCAGCAGCCGTACGACCCGTCGTACCACCAGCCGCAGGGGCCCCGGAGCCGTCCGGCGGCTCCTCGCCGGGCTCCGGAGCCGGGTCCCGCGTCGGGCGGCAGCAACCCGCTGGTGCGTCCGTACGCGATGACCGGCGGCCGGACCCGGCCGCGCTACCAGCTCGCCATCGAGGCGCTGGTCAGCACCACGGCCGATCCCGCCCGGCTGCAAGGGCAGTTGCCCGAGCACCAGCGGATCTGCCGGCTGTGCTTCGAGATCAAGTCGGTGGCCGAGATCTCGGCACTCCTCTCCATCCCCCTCGGCGTCGCCCGGATCCTCGTAGCCGACCTGGCCGAGGCCGGACTCGTCGCCATCCACCAGCCCGGCGGCGACGAGACCGCCGGCGGCCAGCCAGACGTGACACTGCTCGAAAGGGTGCTCAGTGGACTTCGCAAGCTCTAG
- a CDS encoding DUF1876 domain-containing protein, with protein sequence MRTKKWNVEIVITESDRTTQAEARLRGQNAELYVGEGTAHRNRADQDIPHIGDELAVARALNGVSHSLLHEVAAEIETRTGESVHRLRAG encoded by the coding sequence ATGCGCACCAAGAAGTGGAACGTCGAGATCGTCATCACCGAGAGCGACCGCACCACCCAGGCGGAGGCGCGTCTGCGGGGCCAGAACGCGGAACTGTACGTCGGCGAGGGCACGGCCCACCGCAACCGAGCGGACCAGGACATCCCCCATATCGGCGATGAACTGGCGGTGGCGCGGGCCCTGAACGGGGTGAGCCACTCGCTGCTGCACGAGGTGGCCGCGGAGATCGAGACCCGCACGGGCGAGTCGGTCCACCGCCTCCGCGCGGGCTGA
- a CDS encoding roadblock/LC7 domain-containing protein: MSQAAQNLNWLITNFVDNTPGVSHTVVVSADGLLLAMSEGFPRDRADQLAAVASGLTSLTAGASRIFEGGAVNQTVVEMERGFLFIMSISDGSSLAVLAHPDADIGLVGYEMALLVDRAGTVLTPDLRAELQGSLLN, encoded by the coding sequence ATGAGCCAGGCGGCGCAGAATCTGAACTGGTTGATCACCAACTTCGTGGACAACACCCCCGGGGTGTCCCACACCGTGGTGGTCTCCGCCGACGGACTCCTGCTGGCGATGTCCGAAGGGTTTCCGCGCGACCGCGCCGACCAACTGGCGGCGGTGGCGTCCGGACTGACCTCGCTGACCGCGGGGGCGTCCCGGATCTTCGAAGGCGGCGCGGTCAACCAGACCGTCGTGGAGATGGAGCGCGGCTTCCTCTTCATCATGTCCATCTCGGACGGCTCCTCGCTGGCCGTCCTCGCCCACCCCGACGCCGACATCGGCCTCGTGGGCTACGAGATGGCTCTCCTGGTCGACCGTGCCGGCACCGTCCTCACCCCGGACCTGCGTGCCGAACTCCAGGGAAGTCTTCTCAACTAG
- the ureA gene encoding urease subunit gamma gives MRLTPTERDRLLLFGAAELARARRARGLRLNVPEATALIADTVCEAARDGRRLAEAVEAARSVLGPEDVLPGVADVVTEVHVEAVFDDGSRLAVVSDPIGGGGLGASAPGAVLPGPADPEPEPAVRLTVRNTAAVPVSVTSHFHFFEANPRLDFDRAAAYGMRLCVPAGSSVRFGPGDEVRVGLVPIGGDRVAIGFAGLVDGPLDAPGAKAEALRRAAACGYLGATGGQQRPLGRNTAGQGPAAGQSVRRESAPRPSRQQAPCRPEEDQ, from the coding sequence GTGCGACTGACCCCGACCGAACGGGACCGGCTGCTGCTGTTCGGCGCGGCCGAACTGGCCCGGGCGCGGCGTGCCCGGGGGCTCAGGCTCAATGTCCCCGAGGCGACCGCGCTGATCGCCGACACGGTGTGCGAGGCGGCCCGGGACGGCCGCCGGCTCGCCGAGGCCGTCGAGGCGGCCCGCTCCGTGCTCGGCCCCGAGGACGTCCTCCCCGGCGTCGCCGACGTCGTGACCGAGGTCCACGTCGAGGCGGTGTTCGACGACGGGTCGCGGCTCGCCGTCGTCTCCGACCCCATCGGCGGCGGAGGGCTCGGCGCATCGGCGCCCGGCGCCGTACTGCCCGGACCCGCGGACCCCGAGCCGGAGCCCGCGGTGCGGCTCACGGTGCGCAACACCGCAGCCGTACCGGTCAGCGTCACCTCCCACTTCCACTTCTTCGAGGCCAATCCGCGGCTCGACTTCGACCGGGCGGCGGCCTACGGCATGCGGCTCTGCGTGCCGGCGGGCTCGTCCGTCCGCTTCGGCCCCGGCGACGAGGTCCGGGTCGGACTGGTGCCGATCGGCGGCGACCGCGTGGCGATCGGATTCGCGGGCCTGGTCGACGGCCCGCTCGACGCCCCCGGAGCGAAGGCGGAGGCCCTGCGGCGGGCGGCCGCCTGCGGCTATCTCGGAGCCACCGGCGGACAGCAGCGCCCCCTCGGCCGGAACACGGCCGGGCAGGGGCCCGCCGCCGGGCAGTCCGTCCGGCGGGAATCCGCACCGCGCCCATCCCGGCAGCAGGCGCCCTGCCGGCCCGAGGAGGACCAGTGA
- a CDS encoding urease subunit alpha, with product MSGIDPYEYGIDPYEYAGVHGPRAGDRVVLGDSGLVVRVESDSQKAGDEFLAGFGKTARDGLHLKAAAVRDTCDVVISNVLVIDAVQGVRKVSIGIREGRIAGIGRAGNPDTVDGVDVVVGTGTTIVSGEGLIATAGAVDTHVHLLSPRVMEASLASGVTTIIGQEFGPVWGVGVNSPWALRHAFGAFDAWPVNIGFLARGSSSGEAPLVEALAEGGASGFKVHEDMGAHTRALDTALRVAEEYDVQVALHSDGLNECLSVEDTLRVLEGRTIHAFHIEGCGGGHVPNVLRMAGVPNVIGSSTNPTLPFGRDAVAEHYGMIVSVHDLKTDLPGDAAMARDRIRAGTMGAEDVLHDLGAIGITSSDAQGMGRAGETVRRTFAMAGKMKAELGPMEGDGAHDDNARVLRYIAKLTINPAIAHGLSHEIGSIEPGKLADIVLWKPQFFGAKPQLVLKSGFPAYGVTGDPNAATDTCEPLVLGPQFGAHGATPAEISVAFVSQAAAALGDDTMPTRRRRVAVRGTRGIGPRDLLRNSRVGQVAVDAHSGLVTLDGDPLRSDPVESMSLNRLYFL from the coding sequence GTGAGCGGCATCGACCCGTACGAGTACGGCATCGACCCGTACGAGTACGCGGGCGTGCACGGCCCGCGCGCCGGAGACCGGGTGGTCCTCGGCGACTCCGGCCTGGTCGTCCGGGTGGAGTCCGACTCGCAGAAGGCCGGGGACGAGTTCCTCGCCGGCTTCGGCAAGACCGCCCGTGACGGACTGCACCTCAAGGCGGCCGCCGTACGCGACACCTGCGACGTGGTCATCAGCAACGTGCTGGTCATCGACGCCGTCCAGGGCGTCCGCAAGGTGTCCATCGGCATCCGCGAGGGCCGGATCGCGGGCATCGGCCGGGCCGGCAACCCGGACACCGTCGACGGCGTGGACGTCGTCGTCGGCACCGGTACGACCATCGTCTCCGGCGAGGGGCTCATCGCCACCGCCGGCGCCGTGGACACCCATGTCCACCTGCTCTCGCCGAGGGTGATGGAGGCGTCGCTCGCCTCCGGCGTCACGACGATCATCGGCCAGGAGTTCGGCCCGGTCTGGGGCGTCGGCGTCAACTCCCCCTGGGCGCTCCGGCACGCCTTCGGCGCCTTCGACGCATGGCCCGTCAACATCGGCTTCCTGGCCCGCGGTTCGTCCTCCGGCGAGGCCCCCCTCGTCGAGGCGCTCGCCGAGGGCGGCGCGTCCGGTTTCAAGGTCCACGAGGACATGGGCGCCCACACCCGCGCGCTCGACACCGCCCTGCGGGTGGCCGAGGAGTACGACGTGCAGGTCGCCCTGCACAGCGACGGCCTCAACGAGTGCCTCTCCGTCGAGGACACGCTGAGGGTCCTGGAGGGCCGGACCATCCACGCCTTCCACATCGAGGGCTGCGGCGGGGGCCACGTGCCCAACGTGCTGCGCATGGCGGGGGTGCCGAACGTCATCGGCTCCTCCACCAACCCGACCCTGCCCTTCGGCCGGGACGCGGTCGCCGAGCACTACGGGATGATCGTCTCCGTACACGACCTCAAGACCGACCTGCCAGGCGACGCGGCCATGGCGCGGGACCGGATCCGCGCCGGGACGATGGGGGCCGAGGACGTGCTGCACGACCTCGGCGCGATCGGCATCACCTCGTCCGACGCCCAGGGCATGGGCCGCGCGGGCGAGACCGTCCGGCGCACCTTCGCCATGGCCGGCAAGATGAAGGCCGAGCTGGGCCCCATGGAGGGCGACGGCGCGCACGACGACAACGCCCGCGTCCTGCGCTACATCGCCAAGCTCACCATCAACCCGGCGATCGCCCACGGGCTGTCGCACGAGATCGGCTCGATCGAGCCGGGCAAGCTCGCCGACATCGTGCTGTGGAAGCCGCAGTTCTTCGGCGCCAAGCCGCAACTGGTGCTGAAGTCGGGCTTTCCGGCGTACGGGGTGACGGGCGACCCGAACGCGGCGACCGACACCTGCGAACCGCTCGTCCTCGGACCGCAGTTCGGGGCGCACGGCGCGACCCCGGCGGAGATTTCCGTGGCCTTCGTGTCCCAGGCCGCGGCCGCCCTCGGCGACGACACCATGCCCACCCGCAGGCGGCGTGTCGCGGTGCGCGGCACCCGCGGTATCGGCCCCAGGGACCTGCTCCGCAACTCCCGCGTCGGCCAGGTGGCCGTGGACGCGCACAGCGGACTCGTCACGCTCGACGGCGATCCCCTGCGCTCCGATCCGGTGGAGTCCATGTCCCTGAACCGCCTGTACTTCCTCTGA
- a CDS encoding YceI family protein — MGLFNRKTDAATDTATAVRTVDPALAALTGTYTIDPAHSSIGFTVRHAMVTNVRGTFGDHEGTLHLDGEDPSRSTAAIEVGISGIDTGIADRDAHLRSGDFFDVERFPVMSFRSSSAEQLGGEKYRITGDLTIKDVTRPLSIDLEFNGAATDVYGNQRVGFEGGAEILRSDWGLTWNAALEAGGVMVSDKVKLHFDISAIRQAA; from the coding sequence ATGGGCCTGTTCAACCGCAAGACCGACGCCGCCACCGACACCGCCACCGCCGTGCGTACGGTGGACCCGGCCCTGGCCGCGCTGACCGGCACGTACACCATCGACCCGGCCCACAGCAGCATCGGCTTCACCGTTCGCCACGCGATGGTCACCAATGTGCGCGGTACGTTCGGCGACCACGAGGGCACCCTGCACCTGGACGGCGAGGACCCCTCCCGCTCCACCGCGGCCATCGAGGTCGGGATCTCCGGGATCGACACCGGCATCGCCGACCGCGACGCCCACCTGCGCAGCGGCGACTTCTTCGACGTCGAGAGGTTCCCGGTGATGTCCTTCCGCTCGAGCAGCGCCGAGCAGCTCGGCGGCGAGAAGTACCGCATCACCGGAGACCTCACCATCAAGGACGTCACCCGCCCGCTCTCCATCGACCTGGAGTTCAACGGCGCGGCGACCGACGTCTACGGCAACCAGCGCGTCGGCTTCGAGGGCGGCGCCGAGATCCTGCGCTCCGACTGGGGCCTGACCTGGAACGCCGCGCTGGAAGCCGGCGGCGTGATGGTCAGCGACAAGGTGAAGCTGCACTTCGACATCTCGGCGATCAGGCAGGCCGCCTGA
- a CDS encoding TetR/AcrR family transcriptional regulator encodes MATIAEHGLDGLTMAGLGREVGMSSGHLLYYFRTKDELLLRTLEWSEGRLGLERSALLSRPATAGERLDAYVDLYVPDGPRDPHWTLWLEVWNRSQNADEDARARQAAIEGAWHRDLVALLAEGVSRGEFRAVDPDRYAARLRALLDGFSVHVAVGIPGTGRDQVLAHVREFIADSLLP; translated from the coding sequence ATGGCGACGATCGCCGAGCACGGGCTCGACGGGCTGACCATGGCCGGACTCGGCCGCGAGGTCGGTATGAGCAGCGGGCATCTGCTCTACTACTTCCGCACCAAGGACGAGCTGCTGCTGCGGACCCTGGAGTGGAGCGAGGGGCGGCTCGGTCTCGAGCGCAGCGCGCTGCTGTCCCGTCCGGCCACCGCCGGCGAGCGGCTCGACGCGTATGTGGACCTGTACGTCCCCGACGGGCCCCGCGATCCGCACTGGACGCTGTGGCTGGAGGTCTGGAACCGCTCGCAGAACGCGGACGAGGACGCCCGCGCCCGGCAGGCCGCCATCGAGGGCGCCTGGCACCGCGATCTCGTCGCCCTGCTCGCCGAGGGCGTCTCGCGCGGCGAGTTCCGCGCCGTGGACCCGGACCGCTACGCCGCGCGGCTGCGTGCGCTGCTCGACGGCTTCAGCGTGCATGTGGCGGTCGGCATACCGGGCACCGGCCGGGACCAGGTGCTGGCCCATGTGCGGGAGTTCATCGCCGACTCGCTGCTCCCGTGA
- a CDS encoding agmatine deiminase family protein, whose translation MTFRMPPEWAPHERTWMAWPGPNPTFTDDVELAEARAAWAAVARAVRRFEPVTMVVGPGQTEGARALLGADVEIVERELDDAWMRDIGPTFVTDGEGGLAAVDWVFNGWGAQDWARWEHDSKIARHVADLVDVPVLPSTLVNEGGAIHVDGEGTVLLTETVQLGAGRNPGWTREQVEAEIHAKLGTSKAIWLPHGLSGDYGRYGTQGHVDIVAAFARPGVVLVHSQKDPAHPDHERSRTYAEILRGHTDARGRTLEVVEVPAPTVLRDEQGEWVDYSYINHYLCNGGVVLGSFDDPHDEIAAGIFRRLFPERTVTLVDARAVFAGGGGVHCITQQQPKA comes from the coding sequence ATGACGTTCCGCATGCCGCCCGAGTGGGCCCCGCACGAGCGAACCTGGATGGCCTGGCCGGGCCCCAACCCGACCTTCACCGACGACGTGGAGCTCGCCGAGGCCCGTGCCGCCTGGGCCGCCGTCGCCCGCGCCGTGCGCCGCTTCGAACCGGTCACCATGGTGGTGGGACCCGGGCAGACGGAGGGCGCGCGGGCGCTGCTGGGGGCGGACGTCGAGATCGTGGAGCGCGAGCTGGACGACGCGTGGATGCGGGACATCGGCCCGACGTTCGTCACCGACGGCGAGGGCGGCCTCGCCGCAGTGGACTGGGTGTTCAACGGCTGGGGCGCCCAGGACTGGGCGCGCTGGGAGCACGACTCCAAGATCGCCCGCCATGTGGCGGACCTGGTGGACGTGCCCGTCCTGCCCTCGACGCTCGTCAACGAGGGCGGCGCGATCCACGTCGACGGCGAGGGCACGGTCCTGCTGACGGAGACCGTCCAGCTCGGTGCCGGGCGCAACCCCGGCTGGACGCGTGAGCAGGTCGAGGCGGAGATCCACGCCAAGCTCGGTACCAGCAAGGCGATCTGGCTGCCGCACGGCCTGTCCGGCGACTACGGCAGATACGGCACCCAGGGCCATGTCGACATCGTCGCGGCGTTCGCCCGGCCGGGTGTGGTCCTCGTCCACAGCCAGAAGGACCCGGCCCACCCGGATCACGAGCGCTCCCGGACGTACGCGGAGATCCTCCGCGGTCACACGGACGCCCGCGGGCGCACGCTGGAGGTCGTCGAGGTCCCGGCGCCGACCGTGCTGAGGGACGAGCAGGGGGAGTGGGTCGACTACTCGTACATCAACCACTACCTCTGCAACGGGGGAGTGGTACTGGGCTCCTTCGACGACCCCCACGACGAGATCGCGGCCGGCATCTTCCGCCGCCTCTTCCCGGAGCGGACGGTGACCCTGGTCGACGCCCGCGCGGTCTTCGCGGGCGGCGGGGGCGTGCACTGCATCACCCAGCAGCAGCCGAAGGCCTGA
- a CDS encoding acyl-CoA carboxylase subunit beta has translation MTVLDETAGEPTDARGRVAELHALREQARRGPGDRATEAQHAKGKLTARERIELLLDAGSFREVEQLRRHRASGFGLEAKKPYTDGVITGWGTVEGRTVFVYAHDFRIFGGALGEAHATKIHKIMDMAIAAGAPLVSLNDGAGARIQEGVSALAGYGGIFQRNTRASGVIPQISVMLGPCAGGAAYSPALTDFVFMVRETSQMFITGPDVVKAVTGEDITQNGLGGADVHAETSGVAHFAYDDEETCIAEVRYLLSMLPQNNRENPPQVQSEDPADRRSDVLLDLVPADGNRPYDMHKVIEEIVDDGDYLEIHERWARNIICALGRLDGQVVGIVANQPQSLAGVLDIEASEKAARFVQMCDAFNIPIITLLDVPGFLPGVDQEHGGIIRHGAKLLYAYCNATVPRISLILRKAYGGAYIVMDSQSIGADLTYAWPTNEIAVMGAEGAANVIFRRQIADAEDPDAMRARMVKEYKAELMHPYYAAERGLVDDVIDPAETREVLIRSLAMLRTKHADLPSRKHGNPPQ, from the coding sequence ATGACCGTTTTGGACGAGACCGCAGGCGAGCCGACCGACGCGCGAGGGCGTGTGGCCGAGCTGCACGCCCTTCGTGAGCAGGCGCGGCGCGGACCCGGTGACCGGGCCACCGAGGCGCAGCACGCCAAGGGCAAGCTGACCGCGCGAGAGCGCATCGAGCTGCTGCTGGACGCGGGGTCGTTCCGTGAGGTCGAGCAGCTCCGGCGGCACCGTGCCTCGGGCTTCGGACTCGAAGCGAAGAAGCCCTACACCGACGGTGTGATCACGGGCTGGGGCACGGTCGAGGGCCGCACGGTCTTCGTCTACGCACACGACTTCCGGATCTTCGGCGGTGCCCTCGGCGAGGCCCACGCCACGAAGATCCACAAGATCATGGACATGGCGATCGCGGCCGGTGCGCCCCTGGTGTCCCTGAACGACGGCGCCGGGGCCCGTATCCAGGAGGGCGTCTCCGCCCTCGCGGGCTACGGCGGCATCTTCCAGCGCAACACCAGGGCCTCGGGAGTCATCCCGCAGATCAGCGTGATGCTCGGCCCGTGCGCCGGCGGCGCGGCCTACTCGCCGGCGCTCACCGACTTCGTGTTCATGGTCCGTGAGACCTCGCAGATGTTCATCACCGGCCCGGACGTGGTCAAGGCGGTCACCGGGGAGGACATCACGCAGAACGGCCTCGGCGGCGCCGACGTGCACGCCGAGACGAGCGGTGTGGCCCACTTCGCCTACGACGACGAGGAGACCTGCATCGCGGAGGTCCGCTACCTGCTGTCGATGCTCCCGCAGAACAATCGGGAGAACCCGCCGCAGGTGCAGAGCGAGGACCCGGCGGACCGCCGCTCGGACGTCCTGCTGGACCTGGTCCCGGCCGACGGCAACCGTCCCTACGACATGCACAAGGTGATCGAGGAGATCGTCGACGACGGCGACTACCTGGAGATCCACGAGCGCTGGGCGCGCAACATCATCTGCGCCCTCGGCCGTCTCGACGGCCAGGTCGTCGGGATCGTGGCCAACCAGCCGCAGTCGCTGGCCGGCGTCCTCGACATCGAGGCGAGCGAGAAGGCCGCGCGCTTCGTCCAGATGTGCGACGCCTTCAACATCCCGATCATCACGCTGCTGGACGTGCCGGGCTTCCTGCCCGGAGTCGACCAGGAGCACGGCGGCATCATCCGTCACGGCGCGAAGCTCCTCTACGCCTACTGCAACGCCACCGTGCCCCGCATCTCGCTGATCCTGCGCAAGGCCTACGGCGGCGCGTACATCGTCATGGACTCCCAGTCCATCGGGGCCGACCTCACCTACGCGTGGCCGACGAACGAGATCGCCGTGATGGGCGCCGAGGGCGCGGCCAACGTCATCTTCCGCCGTCAGATCGCCGATGCCGAGGACCCCGACGCCATGCGCGCCCGCATGGTCAAGGAGTACAAGGCCGAGCTGATGCATCCCTACTACGCGGCGGAGCGCGGACTGGTCGACGACGTCATCGACCCGGCCGAGACCCGCGAGGTGCTGATCCGCTCCCTCGCCATGCTCCGTACGAAGCACGCCGACCTGCCGTCCCGCAAGCACGGCAACCCCCCGCAGTAA